Within Conger conger chromosome 3, fConCon1.1, whole genome shotgun sequence, the genomic segment AAAATGGACTTCAACCTTCTCAAAAAGTGAAgtcattgaaaaatgtatttcctctgTAGAGAGGGAGCACCAGCATAAGCTGCTTTGGTTAGATGGGGCTACAAGACCGGCCCAACAGCCTGTGAATGTGGAGAAGTAGACCACACTATGGAGCACTGCCTTGTCTGCTCTCTACTACCCAACCCCTGCAGCTCAAAAGACCTCGCAGAgttcaataaaaatgcaaaggACTGTGTAAAGAAATGGGAAACTGTCATATAACCATCATGCTTCGAAGAATCGAAAAGAAGAAGACTGGCGTATTTGGACTTTCCATCTCACATAGCTGTTCGCTTTTTAAGATGCGACATTGACTCAGGAAGTAAGAACAGtcctctggcagtcagaggattgccggttcgatcccgccctgggtgtgtcgaagtgtccgtgaacaagacacctaacccccaaatgctgcttgtgagctggttggtgccttgcatggcagccattcgccgttggtgtgtgtatgaatgtatgtatgaattggtgactgagaagcatcaattgtacagcactttggataaaggcactatataaatgccaaccatttacatgcatgcacaaatggCGTTTACTTTGTTCAATGTTAATGCTCattaacaaaaaaatcatttcaCTGTTGACCACCTTTTGACCGAAGATCTTTTCTGCCACACATACAAGTTTATTGTATGTgttatatacaatataatacaatatacagggcggcctgtagcgtagtggttaaggtaaaggactgggacacgcaaggtcaggggttctaatcccggtgtagccacaataagatccgcacagccgctgggcccttgagcaaggcccttaaccctgcattgctccaggggaggattgtctcctgcttagtctaatcaactgtacgtcgctctggataagagcgtctgccaaatgccaataatgtaatgtaatgtaatgtaatataaacttTGACAGTTGTATAAACTGTGTTTTCCTTCATCATGTCCTAACCCTGATTGGACAGagacaataagatctgcacagccgttggggcccttgagcaaggcccttaacactgcattgctccaggcttgctcctgcttagcctaatcaaatgtatgtcgctctggataagagcgtctgccaaatgacattaatgtaatgagctTGCTGCATTTCTACTGCAGTCGATTTCCCAGGTAAAGTCTGTCTCCTGTGAAAGCACACACTGTCATAGAGCCTTTCTCACACAATCCTTCCGGCACCTCGTCCTGCTTTCAGTGTTTCCTCAAACTGTGCAGCACTTTctccaatgtgtgtgtgtgtgtatgtatgtgtgtgtgtttgtgtttgcgtgtgtgtgtgtgtatgtgtttgtgtgcacgtgtgcctgcacacatatgtgtgtttgtgcatgtggcTGCACAcgtgtactgtacgtgtgtgtgcgttttgcacatgtatgtgtgtgtgtgtgtgtgttggaggtcTGAGCTCAGTTACTATGACATTAACGACTCTATTGCTTTCTCTCTTAATTAATGTCTCATTAATTaatatctcactctctctctctttctctctctctcaaacaaacgaacaagaagaagaacaaaCAACAAGTATACCATCCATGGGgcaacaaacacaaatatgaacaacaaaaaagaacagaaatgtattttaatgaatttgagCAAATCATTATGGGGAACAGAGGCCGGGGGTggagtgtgagggggggggggggtctgattATAGGGATGCAAGGGAGCGCATTTTTTACTAATGGGCCGAGCTAGCGGTGCTTGAAGCGACGCAGTACCCATTGTCCCGGCTgcacagaaagagaaacattATTCAAGTCCCATTCAGACCGCGGAGAGAAACAGTAATTATCGCGGGTCCTCCACAGAACCTGcgtccccgtcccccccccaaaacccccaaaccccgTACCCCCCGTCTCCCCCGTCCCCTTGCCTGCTCTCATTGTCCGGGTTTGTTTAAAAAGGCCTCCCCTAAtgaaggaggagggggccaggctAATGGGCTCAAATAAGTTCCTCTCTGGCGCATTGTTGCGGGATAATGATGGTGTGAGTCCCAGCTGTAAACTTGGCAACGCCATATTGTGCCTGACCTACATAATGCCCGTATGTGAACCCCGTTAAACGCTAATCTTCCCCAGAAAACGCCGCTCGTTTTGTTCCGAGAGTCAATTAAGGGAGTCAGTTGTTGGGCTCGCCATTGAGTTGACAAGTATTCAAGGACAAAACGAGGGGCTGGGGGTTGGAAACTTTTAAACTTTCATATTATTAGCGGCGAGGAGAGCGTGTTTTTAGACATGCGCGCATTGTGCCGAGGAAGTAAAACACCGTTTACCGCCAGGTTAACCTCGTCTTTGTCGCggtggctgtgttcgaaaccgcaCACTAGCGTACTACCCGCACtgaatttcaggctgattttcgtTGAAGTGTAGCACGAGTAGTAGGTCAACTATGCGGTTTAGGACGCTGCCGGTGTTTTTGCGTGTAGCTGGTCTCCTGACCCTCTTCACACAGGGGTACAGACACTGCCGAAGACCGCGGGCTATAGAGGGAATACTACTTTTTTATGCTAATATAtattctattttctatttttttgtttccagaTATTTTTTTTGGCCGTGTAGCAGATGATGTAACGAAAAAGTAGCTGTCCCTTTTTTTTGGTACAGGGATCGCTACACtcttagaaataaaggtacagacgcttgtcactggggcggtacatTATATGTACACTATTATATTACCCATAGccacaatatataattaatttgtacctttttttttcccatggaAAAAGTACTCAGTGTACCCAAagacaacattactgtactttcagggtacatttgggaaatttgatccttgaagaacaaaaatgtacccccactgtcactttatttccgAGAGTATAATCAGGTGCACAATCACTTGGTGTTTACAGTCCACGTAGGGTCTGTCACACTATGGATGGATCTGGTAATGTGATAGAGAACACCCACATACTGTCTGGTAAtgaaacagggaacacacacatactgtctgGTGATGAAATagggaacacacacatactgtctgAAGAAAGGTAAGGCTAATGAAAGACTGGGTGAATGCATGCCCCCATGTTGTGTTCTGTACCCGCGTCTTTTCAATCAGAGACGATCTGTTTCTGATTGACAAtcagaaaacaatattttcatgtGCGGTATACATATGTGCAGATACCTTTTCTCCACCTCGGTCcgtttgtttctctcagatCCGcacttctctttttcttttccctgaCCTCGATccccaactcccccccccccctctctctctctttctttctctctctctctctctctctctctctgtgtaacaccactccattctctccatctcctcgtCTCTCTCTCGGTTTCTCTTTCTACCCCTAGTTTGTGATTGTGCCCTCCTACATTGATGACTAAATTATGATTGTGTTTAAGGGTGGCAGCGCTTTCATCTGGCCAGCGTTTTTATGTTCGCTCCTCTCCAACACAAAGCGCCCGCTACCTCCGTTAGTGCGCCTTTGATGAGGGGAGCGATTGTTGCGTCTCCATAGAAACTCCCGACAGAAGCCCGCCTCGCTCTGAGCTGAAAGCAAGGTGCTCGCGCACAGAAAGTtatacagagagggagagggagagagggagagagagagtgggggggagagaacACGACACTGCGTCAAAACGCGTACGACGGAGAATGTGTATGGGAGCCGACTCGAGCTGAAATATACACTAAGTGCACACAACGAACTCGATACCCCCAACTACCGTCCCCGCGCCACATATTTCTTCAGAAGTGTATAGAAGCCCGCGTAATATCCAGACAGACTTACATGTTCTGTGATCAAACTAcggctctttttttcccccattagcATATACGTCCCAGGCCGCTTTatattacttaaaaaaaaaaaaaaaacattataatataatataataatataataaacgtATACTGAGGAAAGTACTATACATGATCAGAATATCGTTTTTGATTAcaaataccaaaataaacaggCTGCCTCAAAATGGGAAACTGCATGCGCAGCAGCAACATGTAGCTCAGGCCAGTGCTCTAGACGTGTCATTTTTAATAACAGACTACAGCAGTTTACGTAGGCCTACACTCCTTACAATAGGCAAAGGTTCCCTGAATTTGCactaactaatgtagttgtaaactaatactgagaagttaatctgtaccgCTCTGTTAATGTAGCTATTTGTAGCCTACATCGTTAATTCATgtcaacaactacattagctttcgccaattcatattggaatgaaaaagtcagttaatacATTAGTTCGTCCTGTGGTTTGTTAATGTAtgaatatcatgtaacaaatagcCTATGTTAATAACCGACTGACGAATGAAACCAATGAACGAATGCTTAACTAATGTAGGCTACTTAATGTACTGCTAACAACTGCATAAGGCCAATTCATGAACCGTTTTTGTAAAGTGAGACCCATTAACTCTAATGTGCTTTATCATTTCCGTTGGCCTACACTGACACACTACAAGTGCACCGAGTGAAGTCAGAAGCCCACTACAAGAGCCAGGATGGTGAAGTCATTTGACATCACCATCCGATTCCGCAGCACAGGTTGTACCGTACTGCAATTTCTAATAATATCTTCCGCGTACTAGAACAACAAGCGCGACCCCAACAACAGCGGACGCCACCGAGCCCGACAGACGGATAAACAAATACAGGCGGGCACAAACAACCTGGCCCGCGTCATGAATACGCGTTCAATGGCTCTGCCCTGGATTAAAATAGTAACCAATGCGCCCATTCAGCGCTAATGATCCGGGGCTTTCAACGGCACAGTAATCTTAGTGGAAACTCGGGACTGCCAAATGAGACCCGCTTCTTCCAGGCGAAATCCAATTATTACCGAACAATGGTGGCAGCCCCTAAAAGCTTTGATACCTATTTGGAACCCCTTCGTCTCAATCAGAGGACTAGTGTCCGCGAGTCCCCCTCCAGGGTCTCCGCTTTCGCAAAGATCCTGCCGGGGCCCCAAGAAACTCATCACGGTGAAGTGCGAGCGCGAGTGCACGTGCGCGGCCGTAGGTGCACTTGTGCGAGCGTGGATCCATATGCTCCCGCGAGACAGCGCTAGAAGCCACGTCTCCCGTGGGAAAGGCACAGTTTGCGTTTTAATTAAACCACCTTATTTCAGATAAGCGTATCACAGGACATGTCACATTAGTGACAAGGTTGTTTGAGAACGATGTAGCCATGTATTATTATGGGATGGCTGCGCGTTCTCCTGCAGTAGTATAGAGTGTGactgtactttgttgtacgtcgctctggataagagcgtctgccaaatgccaataatgtaatgtaatgtaatgactaaaCACACGCGGGCAGCTTTGATAAACTCTTGGGTTTCAGTTATGAACACAAGGAAATCGGAAATCGGCTCGTTTGACCCGTGTAATAGAGCAGTCTGTTATACGGCATGTCTCCCAGGCTGTTCTGGGAAAACGCAGCTttcctggggaaaaaaagaaactcatGAAGATGTTAAACTATGGAACAATTAATTTGTTCCTTAACGCAAACGTCAGTTGTGCTTTTAGCGATGGTCTCTTGGCGCCCCCTTGTggttacacatatacacaacagCTACCCTTTGTGTGACTGGACACGGAGAGAACTGCACCTTTATAAGACAAGTCGGAAAGCGCTAGATTGATGCATTTCTCAGCATGATTAAGAAGTGAACTTAACTTTatacgtttaaaaaaataaatgactctACATGCTTGAGTAGTTTTGAATGTGATGATCCACAACTACGTCACAATGAAATTACATGGACAAACACACTACCCAATAAAGTCTTATCAAGATACTGCACAAAATGAAAGATGGAGATTCAAACTTATTATTGCTAAAGTTAAACACGGCTTGTGGTGCCACAAATTAAACCACTTTATGAATCAATCTACCACAGTATGTGTGCCAAACAgagaaaacacagagacagcatCCTCATTCTTCAAAAAGCTATGTTTTATTCAGGAGGCCATCAGCACACTAGAACTGACCCCACAGgctattttcagtgagaaactgttacacccctccccccgcccccactgCCTTCTGGACGTGGTCACAGAAGAGACATAATGGTGCTTCATTAAGACACCCCTAATAAAATTGACGGGGGCATTGAAATTAGGATCGAATAAGCAGCTTACAAACTTCTCACCATTGGACATTGGTTGCATTCCATAATACAACTTTATTTGCGTCTAGAACTCAGTTGCTTTCAGTTGccagtagcgattgttacatcagcattagagtgtgCAGTTAAGGACATTCTAgtcacacatttgtgacctcacagtcGATTGTTATGTAAACATGGCTATTCTTCTTGCGTACAGATACAGTCCTGCTTCAGGGAGGTGGGGGCACATTGTGAACGTACGAACGCTATTATAcgtacaaacaaaaaacaattaggAAACGGGATACGACAGCAGTAGTGCACAGACAGGAAGGCCCATCACGGAGAGGGGCGGAGAGCGCAAGGGTTtagagaatgttccagaaccttTCCAGATTCCCGGCTTTACGCTGAGCAGCCAGTACATCTCGGCATCCTTTCGAAGTCCTGGCGTTCCCTTCGGAATCACGCAGTCCCagtcctctccccccccccgctggaCACACTCCTGTCCCAGACGGAGCGAGGAGTCCAGTTTCTGACTGGACAGGTTCTGGTGCAGGACGGAACAGACCGCCTGCAGTGTGACGCTACGCAGTGCTGGACAGAAGGGTTTCTACTGCAGGGGTGTGAATTGgtttgtgattgtgagtgtgtatgtgtgtgtgtgtgtgagtgtgtgtgtgtgtgagagagagagagagagactgtgtgtggagAGGAATCAGAGCTTAGGCTGGCTGGACAGTTTAATCTTCAGGTTCTCTGCAAGCTTGTCCAAGAACTCGAAGGTGTTGAGATAATCTGAGCGTGTCAcactggggggagggagggaaggagagagagaggaagaataaaaacagaaagggaGGTTGGTACGAGCCAAGAAACAAATGACATTTCAGGCCAACACACAGGATGTTTCAGTCCTACGTACAGGTTCTTTCCGCTGTATGTCTCATCACTAAGACAAACTAAAGTAATACGAATCCATATGCTGATAAATACAGGTGAGGATGATCCAGAGGATGTTGTTGCTAAGCGCAGATGGAGCTCTGCGGATGTTGTTGCTAAGCGCAGATGGAGCTCTGCGGACGTTGTTGCTAAGCGCAGATGGAGCTCTGCGGATGTTGTTGCTAAGCGCAGATGGAGCTCTGCGGACGTTGTTGCTAAGCGCAGATGGAGCACTGCGGACGTTGTTGCTAAGCGCAGATGGAGCACTGCGGATGTTGTTGCTAAGCGCAGATGGAGCTCTGTGGATGTTGTTGCTAAGCGTGGGGGGGACTCACTTGGGCAGACCCTTGACGCAGGCGGCCAGGTCCTTGGTCATGAATCCCGCCTCGATGGTGTCGATGCAGACGGCCTCCAGCGCCTGGGCGAAGACGCGCAGCTCGGCGTTCTGGTCCAGCTCGGCCCGGTGGGCCAGCCCGCGCGTCCACGCAAAGATGGAGGCTGGCGAGGGGGCGGagtcacacagctcacacacacaaaccgcacagagacacagaccgCCTTACTGAAGActggtgtgtgtagggggtgtgtaCTGGTCACTGGGCAAGGCTGAGTGACGCGTTTCATCACGAGAGCTTGACAAGTCATTAGAACAAGCAATAAAAAAAGCTCTGCTGGAACAGGGAAGCCTACAGGTTCAGTGCTTATGGCCTCAGGATTGTATgcaattctgtgtgtgtgtgtgtttagatatacacacagacacacttattTTGTTATGTATAAGTGCGTGTGTCCAtattaaatatgtgtgtgtgtgtatgtatgtacagtgtgtgtgtgtgtgtgtgtgagtgtgagtgtgtgtgtgtgtctcacctaTAGGGTTGGTGGAGGTCTCCTTGCCctgctggtgagtgtgtgtgtgtgtgtgtgtgtgtgtgtgtgtgtgtgtctcacctaTAGGGTTGGTGGAGGTCTCCTTGCCCtgatggtgagtgtgagtgtgtgtgtgtgtgtgtgtgtgtgtgtgtgtgtgtgtgtgtgtgtgtctcacctaTAGGGTTGGTGGAGGTCTCCTTGCCCTGCTGGTGTTGGCGGTAATGGCGGGTCACGGTGCCGTGCGCTGCCTCAGCCTCCACGGTGCGTCCGTCAGGGCAGATCAGCACGCTGGTCATCATGCCCAGCGACCCGTAccctggggggaggggcagagggcCTGTCACTCAATGCTAAACGCCACATTACAACCGCTCAGCACACGCTGCTAGCCAATCACATCTGCGGCTCCACGGGACAGGGCTCTATCAATAGCACAGGCTCCCGGGACCGGGCTCTCACCCTGGGCCACGGAGTCGGACTGCACGTCCCCGTCGTAGTTCTTGCAGGCCCAGATGAAGCCGCCCTCGGACTTCATGGCCTGCGCCACCATGTCGTCGATCAGCCGGTGCTCGTACCAGATGCCCTGCTCCTCAAACTTTCCGCGGTACTCCCtgcgggggggggcggaggggcacGGTTACCATGGCACCGCTCAGCGAGACCTCCCTCCGTCTCGCACACAaccgttattattattattatttctattgaTATTTTATTCCCCTCAGCCACCACTCACATACTGCCCGTGTCGCTGGAGGAGAACGAGGCCTGTGTAttcggctgattagataatcgcatgaagaagtaggtgttcctaataaagtgctcagtgagtgtatgtacagccACATCTAAGCCGCTCCAAGCCCTTGAGTATCACCAGTAGAACAACGATGCATCGACgctactgtgacatcacagggttCTGGAACGCTTGTTCTGTCAATGATGTCATCGTGTGTTCTGAAGTCATGTGGTGTAGAGGGCGGATGGTCACTGCTGTATTAGCagtgatctgattggctgcagggGGGTGATTACACCACCGGCTCAGGAACATGACTCAGCGGAACTGTGAGGCTGAGAAACAACACGTATGGCATCACCgggtgaaaaaacaaacaaccatCAACAGCAAGttcggtcctggagggccagtgtgtcaccagttaccctggctaaatgagcttaCTGGCTATATGCACCACCACTGGTTCACTCATAtcagatcacagtaaaacgtcAAGAACATACAGTCATACAGTCAAGAACAGTCATCCAGGAGCTGAATGTAGTTGAAATGTCAGGAAAGATTACAGATTTTAGGGTCAATAAAACTAATGAGACAAGATGTGAAGGTATGAAGCTCAGAAACAGGACACAGATGTGATATCAGAGCACGCAACAAAATGGAAGCCAGCAGTTACCCCTGATGGTGcaagagtgaaagagggagggagggagagaggcagagagagagagggaggagagagagagggagggaaggagacagagagagggagaaagagagagagagagatgcctaCTTGTCGTAGATCTCCTGGAAGATGTCCTTGAAGCGGCCGTC encodes:
- the idh1 gene encoding isocitrate dehydrogenase [NADP] cytoplasmic isoform X4, yielding MENRDATDDRVTVEAAEAVRRHGVGVKCATITPDEARVREFGLKAMWRSPNGTIRNILGGTVFREAIVCRNIPRLVTGWVKPIIIGRHAHGDQYKATDFVVPGPGRVEMTYTPKVGDPVTYVVHDFEGTGGVALGMYNTDQSIRDFAHSSFQMGLTKGWPLYLSTKNTILKKYDGRFKDIFQEIYDKEYRGKFEEQGIWYEHRLIDDMVAQAMKSEGGFIWACKNYDGDVQSDSVAQGYGSLGMMTSVLICPDGRTVEAEAAHGTVTRHYRQHQQGKETSTNPIASIFAWTRGLAHRAELDQNAELRVFAQALEAVCIDTIEAGFMTKDLAACVKGLPNVTRSDYLNTFEFLDKLAENLKIKLSSQPKL